In Lotus japonicus ecotype B-129 chromosome 5, LjGifu_v1.2, one genomic interval encodes:
- the LOC130717917 gene encoding protein ALP1-like isoform X2, which yields MFLHILAHNLKYRVVHFTYYRSKETISRQFNNVLRAMMKVSGEYLKFQDHNNLEGSEAYKWRWFKNSIGALDGTHIPVTVAAEDKPRYRNRKGDISTNVLGVCGPDLKFIYVLPGWEGSAGDSRVLRDALRRQNHLQIPNGKYFLVDAGYTNGPGFLAPYRGTRYHLNEWIGNTPQNYKELFNLRHASARNVIERSFGILKKRWSILRTPSFLI from the exons ATGTTTTTGCACATCCTTGCTCACAACCTAAAGTACAGAGTAGTGCACTTTACCTATTATAGATCCAAAGAAACAATAAGTAGGCAATTCAACAATGTCCTACGAGCTATGATGAAAGTGAGTGGGGAATATTTGAAGTTTCAAGACCATAATAATCTAGAGGGCTCTGAGGCATACAAATGGAGATGGTTTAAG AATTCGATTGGAGCACTTGATGGGACACATATTCCAGTAACAGTGGCAGCAGAAGATAAACCTAGATACCGTAATAGAAAGGGTGACATCTCTACGAATGTGTTAGGGGTTTGTGGTCCAGATTTAAAGTTTATTTACGTGTTACCTGGTTGGGAAGGCTCGGCAGGAGATTCACGAGTATTGCGAGATGCTTTACGTCGTCAAAATCACCTTCAAATTCCGAATG GTAAATACTTTCTGGTCGACGCAGGATATACAAATGGCCCAGGATTTTTAGCACCTTATCGAGGGACTAGATATCATCTCAATGAGTGGATTGGAAACACCCCTCAAAACTACAAGGAGTTGTTCAATCTCCGTCATGCAAGTGCAAGGAATGTAATTGAAAGATCATTTGGGATATTGAAAAAACGATGGAGTATATTAAGAACTCCATCTTTTTTGatataa
- the LOC130717917 gene encoding uncharacterized protein LOC130717917 isoform X1, with amino-acid sequence MRGKRKMTEASNEDKKDDSRAYFTWNLEMDRALADILRDQRSMGNKSDGAWKGVAYNTAAQILSSRFNLQLIGENVKNRIKLWRSWYGIVSDILSQSGFDWDGTKYMISVSNEDAWNEYVKSHNDAKRFRFKVIANWDDIVDLCAKDRATGIGAETSLDADDIMSKEANEDGAYIVDIDADEQSSTTRKSKQPMEFKKGKSGEKNGIITSMNKVAESLSEFVQATRKGVKNVQEVVHDVMDELKNIPDLNGTQWLKAVDWLSENPNKLEILKALPIERKKDYILAFMH; translated from the exons ATgaggggaaaaaggaaaatgacGGAAGCTAGTAATGAGGATAAGAAAGATGATAGCAGAGCTTACTTTACTTGGAACTTGGAGATGGACCGTGCACTTGCTGATATACTTAGAGATCAAAGAAGCATGGGAAACAAGAGTGATGGTGCATGGAAAGGAGTGGCATATAACACTGCAGCTCAAATATTGTCTTCACGCTTCAATTTGCAACTTATTGGAGAGAATGTTAAAAACCGCATCAAGCTGTGGAGATCATGGTATGGCATTGTTAGTGACATCCTTAGTCAAAGTGGTTTTGATTGGGATGGAACCAAATATATGATTTCAGTTTCAAATGAAGATGCATGGAATGAGTATGTCAAG TCACATAATGACGCTAAGAGGTTCCGATTTAAGGTGATTGCTAATTGGGATGACATtgtagacttgtgtgctaaagATAGAGCAACGGGAATTGGAGCAGAGACATCCTTGGATGCAGATGACATCATGAGCAAAGAAGCAAATGAGGATGGAGCTTATATTGTGGATATTGATGCTGATGAACAAAGCTCTACAACAAGGAAAAGCAAACAACCAATGGAATTCAAAAAGGGAAAAAGTGGAGAAAAGAATGGGATAATTACTTCAATGAATAAAGTGGCTGAGTCATTGAGTGAATTTGTACAAGCAACTAGAAAAGGGGTGAAAAATGTCCAAGAAGTGGTTCATGATGTGatggatgagctaaagaacattCCGGACCTTAATGGCACTCAATGGCTAAAAGCAGTGGATTGGCTTTCAGAAAATCCAAATAAGTTGGAGATTTTGAAAGCTCTTCCcattgagagaaagaaagatTACATCTTAGCTTTTATGCACTGA